One Rosa chinensis cultivar Old Blush chromosome 5, RchiOBHm-V2, whole genome shotgun sequence genomic region harbors:
- the LOC112163823 gene encoding cytochrome P450 82A3, with amino-acid sequence MIAGGNDTTTITLTWAIALLLNNCENLKRAQDDTEIGRERFVSESDMSKLVYIQAIVKETLRLYPAAPLLAPHEFDKDCTIGGYYVPKGTRLITNLWKIQTDSKMWLDDPLGFKPERFQTTHKDVNVRGQHFGFIPFESGRRACPGLSFGIQMVQFILANFLHAFQVSTFSDNAPIDMTESFGLTNIKATLLAVLIEPRLSHKLYR; translated from the coding sequence ATGATTGCAGGAGGCAACGATACCACCACGATCACTTTGACATGGGCAATAGCATTACTGTTAAACAACTGTGAAAACTTGAAAAGAGCCCAAGATGACACCGAGATAGGAAGAGAGAGATTTGTGAGTGAGTCGGATATGAGCAAGCTGGTTTATATCCAAGCCATAGTGAAAGAGACGCTTCGGTTATACCCAGCAGCACCATTATTAGCACCACATGAATTCGACAAGGACTGCACCATAGGTGGCTACTATGTCCCAAAGGGTACACGGTTGATCACAAACTTATGGAAGATTCAAACAGACTCAAAAATGTGGCTGGATGACCCATTAGGGTTCAAGCCGGAGAGATTTCAAACCACCCATAAGGATGTCAATGTTAGGGGTCAACACTTTGGGTTCATTCCATTTGAAAGTGGAAGAAGAGCATGCCCTGGACTATCTTTTGGTATTCAAATGGTGCAATTTATATTGGCCAACTTCCTACATGCGTTCCAAGTTTCAACTTTTTCCGATAATGCACCAATTGATATGACGGAGAGTTTTGGGCTCACTAACATCAAGGCTACTCTACTTGCAGTTCTTATCGAGCCTCGTTTGTCTCATAAGCTTTATAGATGA
- the LOC112164638 gene encoding uncharacterized protein LOC112164638 encodes MHGSSRDRSCPVYSSLGEALRAKNPSGTVTTLRGTTESLTFDPPLDLNAPEPPLPYPNAARRDNSKRGKKKSGLMREIQEIFKKVDVNIPLMDLIHQVPVYAQFLKSLCMNKKKFKADETFELKEEVSAIIQRRLPLKMQDPGSFTIGCTIGEKVFEGALMDLGASVNLMPLAIYRKLQIGELKPTSIRLQLADRSTRRLVGVVEDVLVRVNKFILQEDFVVLDMGEDSYLENELPIVLGRPLMATVGVKINVLKGTIRLNVLGDKVKIKVCNPFYPPDIMKEVFSIDLVKGNEAKSERIFGPLNPSKPTIRAQDHFSPIWGYDHEPPLKHDDVVPTSTLEPTIKLNKQTTPTLETYEQHKKKSSPLSEAQEESIKKLRETCGVVKKKEIPKRYDWPPPPSDKLASSIARCFGNDGEACTIVVGGKKTSFEPP; translated from the coding sequence ATGCATGGTAGCTCTAGGGATAGGAGTTGTCCGGTCTACTCATCACTAGGCGAGGCCTTGAGGGCTAAGAACCCTAGTGGGACCGTGACTACCCTTAGGGGCACTACCGAAAGTCTCACATTTGATCCACCTCTTGATTTGAATGCACCGGAGCCACCACTTCCTTATCCTAATGCCGCAAGAAGAGATAACTCAAAGAGGGGTAAGAAGAAGAGTGGCTTGATGAGGGAGATACAAGAAATATTTAAGAAAGTGGATGTCAATATTCCATTGATGGACCTCATTCATCAAGTGCCGGTGTATGCTCAATTTCTCAAGAGCTTGTGCatgaataaaaagaaatttaaagccGATGAGACATTTGAGTTGAAGGAGGAAGTAAGTGCAATTATCCAACGAAGACTACCACTAAAGATGCAAGATCCGGGGAGCTTTACCATAGGGTGTACCATAGGAGAGAAAGTGTTTGAAGGAGCTCTCATGGACTTAGGGGCGAGTGTCAATTTGATGCCCTTGGCTATATATCGGAAGCTACAAATTGGTGAGTTGAAGCCCACATCGATTAGATTGCAATTAGCGGATCGTAGCACAAGGCGTCTGGTGGGAGTTGTAGAGGATGTGCTAGTGAGAGTAAATAAGTTTATTCTACAGGAAGACTTTGTAGTGTTGGATATGGGTGAAGACTCCTACCTTGAAAATGAGTTACCTATCGTTCTAGGCCGACCACTTATGGCAACGGTGGGTGTGAAGATCAATGTATTGAAGGGTACCATTAGACTCAATGTGTTAGGTGACAAAGTGAAGATCAAAGTATGCAATCCATTCTATCCGCCAGACATTATGAAGGAGGTATTCTCTATTGATTTGGTGAAGGGTAATGAAGCTAAGAGTGAGCGGATCTTTGGACCTTTGAATCCTTCTAAGCCTACAATCCGTGCACAAGATCATTTCTCACCTATTTGGGGCTATGACCATGAACCACCATTGAAGCATGATGATGTAGTTCCTACTTCTACTTTGGAGCCTACTATTAAGCTTAACAAGCAAACAACCCCTACTCTTGAGACTTATGAGCAACACAAGAAGAAAAGTTCACCATTGAGTGAAGCACAAGAGGAGTCCATCAAGAAATTAAGGGAGACTTGCGGAgttgtgaagaagaaggaaattcCAAAGAGGTATGATTGGCCTCCACCTCCAAGCGACAAGCTCGCTTCTTCAATTGCTAGATGTTTTGGAAATGATGGTGAGGCTTGCACAATTGTTGTGGGTGGTAAGAAGACATCCTTTGAGCCACCTTGA
- the LOC112164636 gene encoding cytochrome P450 CYP82D47, which produces MDFLIPYLKNPITVGLLAIITISFCLISRSWRASEGKRAPEAKGAWPLFGHLPLLGRSTNPLHIALGAMADKYGPVFTVRLGVHESLVVSSSEMAKECFTIKDACLSSRPKMAVVEHIGYNYAMFGFAPYGPYWREMRKITTLELLSKRRLELLKHIRGSEVCTFLKEMYRTWSSRANEKKGSENDQVLVELKQWFGDLTLNVILRMVAGKRYSVATDEEEKNEAHQVQKAVREFFNFVGLLLVGDVIPHLRWLDLGGHEKAMKKTAKELDTIVGKWVEEHKQKRALEGDDAHNCKGEQDFIDIMISILEGADLGGFDADTINKATSLNMIAGGSDTTMVTLTWAIALLLNNREKLKKAQDELDTEIGRERFVSESDMSTLVYIQAIVKETLRLYPAAPLSGPHEFNQDSTIGGYYVQKGTRLITNLWKIQTDPKMWPDDPLGFKPERFLTTHKDVDIRGQHFELIPFGSGRRACPGLDFGIQMVQFTLASFLHAFQVSTLSDNAPIDMTESSGLTNVKATPLEVLIKPRLSHKLYQ; this is translated from the exons ATGGATTTTCTCATTCCCTATTTGAAGAATCCTATCACGGTTGGATTGCTTGCAATAATAACCATTTCCTTTTGTTTAATCTCAAGGAGTTGGAGAGCTTCCGAGGGCAAAAGAGCTCCTGAAGCCAAGGGTGCATGGCCTTTATTCGGTCACCTTCCCTTATTAGGAAGGTCGACCAACCCTCTTCACATAGCCTTGGGAGCCATGGCTGACAAATACGGACCCGTTTTCACCGTCCGGCTCGGGGTGCATGAATCTTTGGTGGTGAGTAGTAGTGAGATGGCTAAGGAGTGCTTCACCATTAAAGACGCATGCTTGTCCTCCCGACCGAAAATGGCCGTTGTAGAACACATTGGCTATAACTACGCAATGTTTGGGTTTGCACCCTATGGACCATACTGGCGAGAAATGCGTAAGATTACCACTTTAGAGTTGCTTTCCAAGCGTCGGCTCGAGCTACTCAAACACATTCGAGGCTCGGAGGTGTGCACCTTTTTGAAAGAAATGTACAGAACTTGGAGCAGTAgagcaaatgaaaaaaaaggctCAGAAAATGACCAAGTGTTGGTGGAGTTAAAACAATGGTTCGGGGACCTCACTCTAAACGTGATTCTCAGGATGGTAGCTGGAAAACGTTACTCTGTTGCTACTGACGAGGAAGAGAAGAACGAAGCACATCAAGTCCAGAAGGCAGTGAGGGAGTTCTTTAACTTTGTGGGGCTGTTATTGGTAGGCGATGTGATTCCTCATCTTCGGTGGTTGGATTTAGGAGGACATGAGAAAGCAATGAAGAAAACCGCAAAAGAATTGGACACCATTGTTGGAAAATGGGTGGAAGAACATAAGCAAAAGAGAGCACTAGAAGGCGATGATGCTCATAATTGTAAAGGGGAGCAAGACTTCATAGACATCATGATTTCGATACTTGAAGGTGCAGACCTCGGCGGTTTTGATGCAGATACCATCAACAAAGCCACAAGCTTG AATATGATTGCAGGAGGCAGCGATACCACCATGGTCACTTTGACATGGGCAATAGCATTACTATTAAACAACCGTGAAAAGTTGAAAAAAGCCCAAGATGAACTAGACACCGAGATTGGAAGAGAGAGATTTGTGAGTGAGTCGGATATGAGCACGTTGGTTTATATCCAGGCCATAGTGAAAGAGACGCTTCGGTTATACCCGGCAGCACCGTTATCGGGACCACATGAATTCAACCAGGATAGCACCATCGGTGGCTACTATGTCCAAAAAGGTACACGGTTGATCACAAACCTATGGAAGATCCAAACTGACCCAAAAATGTGGCCGGATGACCCATTAGGGTTCAAGCCGGAGAGATTTCTAACCACCCATAAAGATGTCGATATTAGGGGTCAACATTTTGAGTTAATTCCGTTTGGAAGTGGAAGAAGAGCATGCCCTGGACTAGATTTCGGCATTCAAATGGTGCAATTTACATTGGCCAGCTTCTTACATGCGTTCCAAGTTTCAACTCTCTCTGATAATGCACCTATTGATATGACCGAGAGTTCTGGGCTCACAAACGTCAAAGCAACTCCACTTGAAGTTCTCATCAAACCTCGTTTATCTCATAAACTTTACCAGTAA